Proteins encoded in a region of the Spiroplasma endosymbiont of Amphimallon solstitiale genome:
- a CDS encoding transposase family protein, with protein MIIDVTEVETERPKYNQKDWFSGKKWMHTVKFQTIINAHTNEILNIFPDIGKNHDFKTFKNSKLKFSPETIIIADKGYQGLQKIHANTFLPIKTSKNNPKTSKIKIFNKIINKTRRKVEHVFAFLKYFKIIGYKFRKGRKRIFLRFNLIAGFYNLSLKLKNVMQ; from the coding sequence TTGATAATTGATGTAACAGAAGTAGAAACAGAACGACCAAAATATAACCAAAAAGATTGATTTTCTGGTAAAAAATGAATGCATACTGTTAAGTTTCAAACCATAATTAATGCACATACTAATGAAATTTTAAATATTTTTCCTGATATTGGTAAAAATCATGATTTTAAAACTTTTAAAAATTCAAAGTTAAAATTTTCACCAGAAACTATAATTATTGCAGATAAAGGTTATCAAGGTTTACAAAAAATTCATGCTAATACATTTTTACCTATTAAAACTAGTAAAAACAATCCTAAAACAAGTAAAATTAAAATTTTTAATAAGATTATTAATAAAACTCGCAGAAAAGTTGAACATGTTTTTGCGTTTTTAAAATATTTTAAAATTATTGGTTATAAATTTAGAAAAGGCAGAAAACGAATATTTTTAAGATTTAATTTAATTGCAGGATTTTATAATTTATCATTAAAACTTAAAAACGTTATGCAGTAA
- a CDS encoding transposase family protein gives MTYFELKDKSDQYFRKIVGINKLVFNEILNILLDHQKLKITIGGRPYKMSIEDRQVMTLRYLYENRTYHSIGAEYNMVDTTALRNIRSIEDILIKNNNFNNLTNKNILFKKKN, from the coding sequence ATGACATATTTTGAATTAAAAGATAAATCGGATCAATATTTTCGTAAAATAGTTGGTATTAATAAACTAGTTTTTAATGAAATTTTAAATATTTTATTAGATCATCAAAAGCTAAAAATTACCATTGGTGGAAGACCATATAAAATGTCAATAGAAGATAGACAAGTAATGACTTTAAGATATTTATATGAAAATCGTACATATCATAGTATTGGCGCTGAGTATAATATGGTTGATACTACTGCTTTACGAAATATTCGTTCAATTGAAGACATTTTAATAAAAAATAATAACTTTAATAATTTAACAAATAAAAATATTCTTTTTAAAAAGAAGAATTAA